The proteins below come from a single Zea mays cultivar B73 chromosome 8, Zm-B73-REFERENCE-NAM-5.0, whole genome shotgun sequence genomic window:
- the LOC100193961 gene encoding alpha-mannosidase I MNS4-like isoform X2, translated as MRSLLSILWIPWLYWVIRRNLVLLWSGLNKTVSVFETNIRILGGLLSAHLIASDYATGMRIQSYDDQLLHLAADLAQRLLPAFDTPTGIPFGSVNLLYGVDENESKITSTAGGGTLTLEFGILSRLTNNTVFERVTKKSVRGIWSRRSKLNLVGAHINVFTGEWTQKDAGIGTSIDSFYEYLLKAYLLFGDEEYLYIFQEAYKAAMHYLHHDPWYVEVNMNSGATVWPLFNSLQAFWPGLQVLAGDVDPAIRTHAAFFSVWKKYGFTPEGFNLATSTVQNGQRSYPLRPELIESTYWLFKATRDYRYLDVGRDILASLQYGARCPCGYCHISDVETHKQDDHMESFFLAETVKYLWLLFDLAAGPDNIVENGPYKYIFSTEGHLLPVTPEIALEDEHCSYFGAFCNGGADHGYGASASSTKHRNGNYTQLDDIQTPSSHYSMSNVLFTPGYIKGVCPGLTHAQKFGISYSDEEDNFIEQTSESLDHHGESAIESSVQDQSSSIILISHPVASQQDEAFESESGSQDHANIVVTSDSDSDSTSRDNTVGSPGMNSEELMDDI; from the exons GGTATGAGAATCCAATCTTATGATGACCAGTTACTTCATTTAGCTGCTGACTTAGCTCAGAGGTTGTTGCCCGCATTTGACACTCCTACAG GTATTCCATTTGGATCTGTTAATTTATTGTACGGAGTCGATGAAAATGAAAGCAAG ATAACATCAACGGCTGGTGGTGGTACTTTGACACTGGAATTTGGCATATTGAGTCGCTTGACTAATAATACTG TTTTTGAGCGAGTTACAAAAAAATCAGTGCGTGGAATATGGTCACGCAGATCAAAACTCAATCTTGTTGGTGCCCATATAAATGTCTTTACTGGTGAATGGACACAGAAG GATGCAGGAATTGGCACAAGCATTGATTCATTCTATGAATATCTTCTAAAG GCATATTTATTGTTTGGAGATGAAGAATACCTGTACATTTTTCAGGAGGCTTACAAAGCTGCCATGCACTATCTCCATCATGATCCTTG GTACGTGGAGGTTAATATGAACTCTGGTGCTACTGTTTGGCCACTCTTCAATAGTCTGCAGGCATTCTGGCCAGGGCTTCAG GTTTTAGCTGGAGATGTTGATCCTGCTATTCGCACACATGCTGCCTTCTTCAGCGTCTGGAAAAAGTATGGTTTTACCCCTGAAGGTTTTAATCTTGCTACATCCACTGTACAG AATGGACAAAGGAGCTACCCGCTACGACCAGAGTTGATTGAAAGCACATATTGGTTGTTCAAGGCTACCAGAGATTACAG ATACCTTGATGTTGGAAGGGACATATTAGCAAGCCTTCAATATGGTGCCAGATGCCCTTGTGGTTACTGCCACATATCAGATGTGGAAACCCACAAGCAGGATGATCACATGGAGAGTTTTTTCCTTGCAGAAACG GTCAAGTATCTCTGGCTTCTTTTTGATTTAGCTGCTGGCCCTGACAATATTGTTGAAAATGGACCATATAA GTACATATTTAGTACAGAGGGCCATTTGTTACCTGTTACTCCTGAGATAGCCTTGGAAGATGAACATTGTTCATATTTTGGAGCATTCTGTAATGGCGGTGCCGACCATGGATATGGTGCTAGTGCTAGTTCTACTAAGCATCGAAATGGAAACTATACCCAATTAGATGATATTCAAACCCCTTCCAGTCACTATTCAATGTCCAATGTGTTGTTTACGCCAGGTTACATCAAG GGAGTTTGTCCAGGATTGACTCATGCGCAGAAATTTGGGATATCATACTCTGATGAAGAGGATAACTTTATAGAGCAGACTTCTGAGAGTCTTGATCATCATGGTGAATCTGCCATAGAATCTAGCGTCCAAGACCAATCAAGTTCTATTATATTGATCTCTCACCCAGTCGCAAGCCAACAGGATGAGGCTTTTGAGAGCGAGTCTGGAAGTCAAGATCATGCAAATATTGTTGTAActtctgattctgattctgattccACAAGCCGTGATAATACTGTTGGCTCTCCCGGAATGAACTCGGAAGAACTTATGGACGACATATAG